Sequence from the Chloroflexota bacterium genome:
GACCTGCTGACAACTTTGGGCTGGAGGCCCCGGGTAAGGAAATCGACCCCGCCAGCCCAAGAGCCGCTAGGGCCTCTCGAGAGGTGAAGGACGAGGAACTCAGGAAGCTCGAGGCCTCCTATGATTCCCTCGAGACTCTCAACTTAGCTAGGGGCCCAGGCGATGACAAAGGCATCCCAGTTGCCAGCGATGGTCTGGCCAAGCATGTCGCCATTCGCGTCGCCCACCACGATGACTTGTCCTCTCCCATCCACTCCCACCCCAGAAGGCTTAACAGAGGGTAAGATGGTTGTGGAGGCATTTCGGCCAGGTTGGAGAACTGAGCGAGAAGAGGAGCTGAACTGGCGTGTCCACAGCTCGACACCTGCCGGGCTGTACTCCCGCACAAAGCCATCATAGGCGCCAACCTGTTTCTGGCCGGGCAGGGCGTCCGCTGTCGCGCCCGCCACGAAGATGTTCCCTGCCCCATCCACCGCCACTCCAAAAGCCTGAGTAGAACGGGGGGAGCCGAACTGGCGGGTCCACAGCTCTGTGCCCGCCGGGCTGAGCTTCTGCACGAAGGCATCATTGTAGCCAGCTTTGGTCTGGCCAGGCAAGGTGCCCATTAGGTGGCCCGCCACGATGATGTTTCCTGTCCTATCCACCGCCACCCCAAAAGCCTCATCCGGACCGGGGGAGCCGAACTGGCGGGTCCACAGCTCTGTGCCCGCCGGGCTGAACTTCCGCACAAAGGCATCCCAGGAGCCAGCGTTGGTCTGGCCGGGCAGGTCGCCCTCTGTACGGCCCGCAACGATGATGTTCCCTTCCATGTCTGCCACCACCCCATTAGCCCTATCCACAGCGCCGGTGCCGAACTGGCTGGTCCACAGCTCGGCACCCGCCGGGCTGAACTTCAGCACAAAGGCGTCTTCCTTGTCAGCGCCAGCGTTGGTCTGGCCGGGCAGGGCGCCATCTGTGCCGCCCACCACGATGATGTTTCCTGACGCGTCCGCCGCCACCCCAAAAGCCTGCTCCGCACCGGAGGTGCCGAACTGGCGGGTCCACAGCTCTGTGCCCGCCGGGCTGAACTTCCGCACATAGGCGTCATCCACGCCAGCATGGGTCTGGCCGGGCAGGGCGCCCTGTACATGGCCCGCCGCGATGACGTTCCCTGTTCCATCCACCGCCACCGCCAAAACCCCAACCGAAACGGTGTTGGTGAACTGGCGGGTCCACAGCTCGACGCCCGCCGGGCTGAGCTTCCGCATATAGGCATCCCATATGCCACCCTGGGTCTGGCCAGGCAGGGCACCCTGTAGAGCGCCCGCAACGATGATGTTCCCTTCCATGTCTACTGCCACCCCATTGGCCCTATCCCAACCGGGGGTGCCGAACAGGCTGCTCCAGGCTACAACAGAAGCAGGTGTAGCCGTGGGCGCAGGCCCTGGCACAGGTGTTGGGGTGAGTTCGGGTGTCGGAGTGGGTACACAGCCACCTACAATTCCTAACAACAGGAGAAGAATCGGCAAAAGCTGGGAACGCGCGGAAAACTTTGATGGACGCTGTCTCAATTCGTCCCTCCTTTGCTTTCGTCAATTGCTTTGCTACACCCTAGACCATTGGTCACATCTTGTCAAGTTCTCCAGCAGTTCGGCTCTGTTTGCTTCAAGGTGGCAGCCATTACTTGACTCCCCTTTGAACGGCTTGTCTGACTGCTGAGGCAATGCGCTGAGAAAGCATTTGCCGGAAGTTTGCCTCAGCTTCCCGCCAACTTCTGCCTTCTTCCAAAGCCATGCAGAGCGTTTGCAGATACAGACCAATGCCACCGTCTATGAAACTTGCGACGTCGTCTTCTGTCACCAGCATTATAGCAGTCTTCCCACCCTCAAGCAAGCAGCACCCCCTTGACAGGAGCATAGGATTTGTTTGTCCTGTCCGCGTCAACCGGCGGTAGAGGGGATATGTAGCGAATGCGCGATTTGGTCGTAGCGAAGGTATCTCAACC
This genomic interval carries:
- a CDS encoding SBBP repeat-containing protein, translating into MAVDMEGNIIVAGALQGALPGQTQGGIWDAYMRKLSPAGVELWTRQFTNTVSVGVLAVAVDGTGNVIAAGHVQGALPGQTHAGVDDAYVRKFSPAGTELWTRQFGTSGAEQAFGVAADASGNIIVVGGTDGALPGQTNAGADKEDAFVLKFSPAGAELWTSQFGTGAVDRANGVVADMEGNIIVAGRTEGDLPGQTNAGSWDAFVRKFSPAGTELWTRQFGSPGPDEAFGVAVDRTGNIIVAGHLMGTLPGQTKAGYNDAFVQKLSPAGTELWTRQFGSPRSTQAFGVAVDGAGNIFVAGATADALPGQKQVGAYDGFVREYSPAGVELWTRQFSSSSRSVLQPGRNASTTILPSVKPSGVGVDGRGQVIVVGDANGDMLGQTIAGNWDAFVIAWAPS